In Eucalyptus grandis isolate ANBG69807.140 chromosome 4, ASM1654582v1, whole genome shotgun sequence, the following proteins share a genomic window:
- the LOC120292434 gene encoding alpha-farnesene synthase-like — translation MEHVDFTRDRLVESFLCALGLSQEPRLSSLRKSLTKVVILILVIDDIYDLYGSLEELECFTSAITRRDSEQIQQLPECMKVCFRALNDVIHEIAYDIGKDEDWHRVVPHLAKAWADFCKALLTEAKWDSMGYTPSLEEYLSNAWTSSSGPLIMSHASFFVGHMNLEDVADLLERNKDLIYNVSMIIRLCNDLGTSTAERDRGDAPSSVVCYMREANVPEDIARKHIKELINQEWKSINAYCFSNAETPFVRTFIDVTVNAARVAHMLYQFGDGFGVQDGDIRRQILSSVIHPVALN, via the exons ATGGAGCACGTGGACTTCACGAGGGATCGGCTGGTCGAGAGTTTCTTGTGTGCCCTTGGACTCTCTCAGGAACCACGGCTCAGCTCGCTCCGTAAATCTCTCACCAAAGTCGTCATCTTGATACTGGTGATCGACGATATCTACGACCTTTATGGTTCGTTGGAAGAGTTGGAATGCTTTACCAGCGCCATTACCAG GCGGGACTCGGAGCAGATTCAACAACTTCCCGAGTGCATGAAGGTGTGTTTCCGAGCGCTTAACGATGTTATTCACGAGATCGCTTATGATATTGGCAAAGATGAAGATTGGCATCGAGTGGTACCACATCTCGCGAAAGCC TGGGCAGACTTTTGCAAAGCCCTACTTACTGAAGCAAAGTGGGACAGTATGGGCTACACACCATCGCTGGAAGAGTACTTGAGCAATGCGTGGACATCATCTTCTGGACCACTGATCATGTCTCACGCTAGTTTCTTTGTGGGACATATGAATTTGGAGGATGTAGCAGATTTGCTGGAGAGAAACAAGGATCTGATTTATAATGTGTCCATGATAATTAGACTCTGCAACGACCTTGGAACGTCAACG GCCGAAAGAGACAGAGGAGATGCTCCATCGTCTGTGGTGTGTTACATGCGAGAAGCGAATGTTCCGGAAGACATCGCTAGGAAGCACATCAAGGAATTGATAAACCAGGAATGGAAAAGCATCAATGCTTATTGCTTCAGCAATGCCGAGACGCCCTTTGTCCGAACCTTCATTGATGTCACCGTGAACGCGGCTCGCGTTGCGCATATGCTTTACCAGTTCGGAGATGGGTTTGGCGTCCAGGACGGTGATATTAGGCGGCAAATTTTATCTTCAGTGATCCACCCTGTCGCTCTTAACTGA
- the LOC120292506 gene encoding alpha-farnesene synthase-like, translating to MEGLVEEVKRMLSEVVNSLAKLELIDSMTKLGLSNLFENEMKEALEIVASINNDVFTMEEHLYASALRFRLLRQQGHIISQNELRSFKEGSILFNRSNCENVEAMIELLEASHLALEGENILHEAKAFSTGILHERVSGLDSRLFKCAVHALELPLHWRVQWFDIKWQISLYEQREDKQSNLLELAKLNFNTVQATHQRDLIEISR from the exons ATGGAAGGGCTCGTGGAGGAAGTAAAGCGAATGTTATCGGAAGTGGTCAATTCGCTTGCCAAGTTAGAGTTAATTGACAGCATGACCAAATTGGGGTTGTCcaacctttttgaaaatgaaatgaaagaagcTCTTGAAATAGTTGCATCCATCAACAATGATGTTTTCACCATGGAAGAACATCTCTATGCCAGTGCACTTCGGTTTAGACTCCTTAGACAGCAAGGCCATATCATTTCGCAAA ATGAATTAAGGAGCTTCAAAGAAGGAAGCATCTTATTCAACAGAAGCAATTGCGAAAATGTTGAAGCTATGATAGAGCTTCTTGAGGCTTCACATCTGGCTTTGGAAGGTGAAAACATTTTGCACGAAGCGAAAGCCTTCTCAACTGGGATTCTCCACGAGAGAGTCTCTGGTTTGGACAGTCGGCTCTTTAAATGCGCCGTCCACGCTTTGGAGCTTCCGTTGCATTGGAGGGTCCAGTGGTTCGATATCAAGTGGCAAATAAGCTTGTACGAGCAACGGGAGGACAAGCAAAGCAATCTGCTTGAGCTTGccaagctcaatttcaacacGGTCCAAGCCACACACCAAAGAGATCTTATAGAGATATCCAGGTAA
- the LOC104441155 gene encoding (E,E)-alpha-farnesene synthase, which produces MHRRVQWFDIKWQIDLYEQQEDKQSNLLELAKLNFNTVQATHQRDLIEISRWWRDLGLLEHVDFTRDRLVESFLCALGLSQEPRFSSLRKSLTKVIILILVIDDVYDLYGSLKELECFTSAITGWDSEQIQQLPDRMKICFQVLHDVTYENAYDIGKDEDWHRVLPNLTKAWADFCKALLTEAKWDNIGHIPSLEEYLSNAWTSSSGPLILSHAYYFVGHMKLEDVEELLERNKYLIYNVSMIIRLCNDLGTSTAERDRGDAPSSVVCYMREANVSEVVARKHIKELINQAWKSINAHCFGNAELPFLQPFIDVAMNAARVAHMLYQFGDGLGIQDGDIRRQILSTVIQPLALD; this is translated from the exons ATGCACAGGAGGGTCCAGTGGTTCGACATCAAATGGCAAATTGACTTGTATGAGCAACAGGAGGACAAGCAAAGTAATCTGCTCGAGCTTGccaagctcaatttcaacacGGTCCAAGCCACACACCAAAGAGATCTTATAGAAATATCCAG GTGGTGGAGGGATCTTGGACTTCTTGAACATGTCGACTTCACGAGGGATCGGCTGGTCGAAAGTTTCTTGTGCGCCCTTGGACTCTCTCAGGAACCACGGTTCAGCTCTCTTAGAAAATCTCTCACCAAGGTCATCATCTTGATACTGGTGATTGACGATGTCTACGACCTTTATGGTTCATTGAAGGAGCTAGAATGCTTCACCAGCGCCATTACCGG ATGGGACTCAGAGCAGATTCAACAGCTTCCCGACCGCATGAAGATATGTTTCCAAGTGCTTCACGATGTTACATATGAGAATGCTTATGATATTGGCAAGGATGAAGATTGGCATCGAGTGCTACCAAATCTTACGAAAGCC TGGGCAGATTTTTGCAAAGCGTTACTTACTGAAGCAAAGTGGGACAATATCGGCCACATACCATCTTTGGAAGAGTACTTGAGCAATGCTTGGACATCATCTTCTGGACCACTGATCTTGTCTCATGCTTATTATTTTGTGGGACATATGAAATTGGAGGATGTAGAAGAGTTGCTAGAGAGAAACAAATATCTGATTTACAACGTGTCCATGATAATTCGACTCTGCAATGACCTGGGAACGTCTACG GCTGAAAGAGATAGAGGAGATGCTCCATCCTCGGTGGTTTGCTACATGCGAGAAGCGAACGTCTCGGAAGTCGTTGCTCGGAAGCACATCAAGGAATTAATAAACCAAGCATGGAAAAGCATTAATGCTCATTGCTTCGGCAATGCCGAGTTGCCATTTCTCCAacccttcattgatgtcgccatgAATGCAGCTCGTGTTGCGCACATGCTTTACCAGTTTGGAGATGGGCTCGGCATCCAGGATGGAGACATTCGGCGGCAAATTCTATCTACCGTGATCCAGCCTCTTGCTCTCGACTGA